A single region of the bacterium genome encodes:
- a CDS encoding formate--tetrahydrofolate ligase, translating into MMTDLEIAQAAKLKPIQEIAKNIGLKDDELELYGKYKAKIILEVQDRLHTQSNGKYIDVTAITPTPLGEGKTVTTIGLSMALNRIGKKTITAIRQPSMGPTFGIKGGAAGGGYSQVVPMEDFNLHLTGDIHAVGVAHNLLAAFIDNSLQKKNPLNIDPFSITWRRVVDISDRALRNIVIGLGGKIDGVPRETGFDITVASEVMAILALTTGLKDLRKRLGRIVIGYTRDEEPVTAEDLKCAGAMTVLMKDAIKPTLMQTLENTPVFVHAGPFANIAHGNSSILADKIGLKLADYVVTESGFGADCGAEKFLNIKCRYSKLIPDAAVIVCTVRALKMHSGDFTVVAGKPLDEGLIKENLDAIERGACNLEKHIENIKLFGIPVVVAVNRFTTDTDKEIELIREIAKGAGAEDAVESTVWAEGGKGGEELAKKVVEVAEKPSNFKFLYDLEQSIEEKMTIIAKKIYGADGIDISPVVRKKIRMYEKNGLDKLPICMAKTHLSLSHDPKLKGRPKGFTVPIKDIRLSAGAGFLYPLLGDMRTMPGLPTTPAGTKVDIDSTGKTVGLF; encoded by the coding sequence ATGATGACAGATTTAGAAATTGCACAAGCCGCAAAACTTAAACCAATTCAGGAGATTGCCAAAAATATTGGGCTAAAAGATGATGAACTAGAATTGTATGGTAAGTACAAGGCAAAAATTATTCTTGAAGTCCAGGATAGGTTACATACACAATCAAATGGTAAGTATATTGATGTAACAGCCATTACTCCTACTCCTCTTGGTGAAGGAAAAACTGTTACAACTATTGGCCTGAGTATGGCACTCAACAGAATAGGCAAAAAGACAATTACTGCAATAAGACAGCCTTCAATGGGTCCCACATTTGGAATTAAAGGTGGTGCAGCAGGCGGAGGATATTCACAAGTTGTACCTATGGAGGATTTCAATCTTCATCTTACAGGGGATATACACGCTGTAGGAGTAGCTCATAACCTTCTTGCAGCATTTATTGACAACTCTCTTCAGAAAAAGAATCCATTAAATATAGATCCATTTAGTATTACATGGCGCCGTGTTGTTGATATCAGCGATAGAGCTCTGAGAAATATTGTAATAGGCCTGGGCGGCAAGATAGATGGAGTTCCTAGGGAAACCGGTTTTGATATAACTGTAGCTTCAGAAGTTATGGCAATCCTTGCTTTAACAACAGGCTTAAAAGATTTAAGGAAAAGGTTGGGCAGAATAGTAATTGGTTACACGAGAGATGAGGAGCCTGTAACAGCGGAAGATCTTAAATGCGCAGGCGCAATGACTGTTCTGATGAAAGACGCGATAAAGCCAACTTTAATGCAGACATTAGAGAATACGCCTGTGTTTGTGCATGCAGGTCCATTTGCAAATATTGCACACGGCAATAGTTCTATACTGGCTGACAAAATAGGATTAAAACTTGCTGATTATGTAGTAACAGAGAGTGGATTTGGAGCAGATTGCGGAGCAGAAAAATTTCTTAACATCAAATGCCGTTATAGTAAACTAATTCCCGATGCGGCTGTAATAGTATGTACTGTTAGGGCACTTAAGATGCACAGCGGTGATTTTACAGTTGTTGCTGGAAAACCGCTTGATGAGGGATTAATCAAAGAAAATCTGGATGCTATTGAGCGTGGAGCTTGTAATCTGGAGAAACATATTGAAAATATAAAATTGTTTGGAATTCCTGTAGTAGTTGCTGTGAATAGATTCACTACTGATACAGATAAAGAAATAGAATTAATAAGAGAAATAGCTAAAGGGGCTGGCGCGGAAGATGCGGTTGAGAGTACTGTGTGGGCTGAAGGAGGTAAGGGAGGAGAAGAACTTGCAAAGAAAGTTGTTGAAGTTGCAGAGAAACCCAGTAATTTTAAATTTCTATATGATTTAGAACAATCAATAGAAGAGAAGATGACTATCATTGCAAAAAAGATTTACGGAGCTGATGGGATAGATATTTCTCCTGTGGTTAGAAAGAAGATCCGTATGTATGAAAAAAATGGGCTTGATAAACTACCTATCTGTATGGCAAAGACACATCTTTCACTTTCTCATGATCCAAAATTAAAGGGAAGACCAAAAGGTTTCACAGTTCCAATAAAAGACATTAGACTATCTGCAGGAGCAGGTTTTCTTTACCCTCTACTTGGAGACATGCGAACAATGCCAGGACTTCCGACTACCCCTGCTGGTACAAAGGTAGATATTGACAGTACAGGGAAAACTGTTGGATTGTTTTAA
- the fusA gene encoding elongation factor G — MQIGDVKKIRNIGIMAHIDAGKTTTTERMLFFAGRIHRIGEVHDGAATMDWMEQERERGITITSAATTCIWRKHHINIIDTPGHVDFTAEVERSLRVLDGAVAIFCAVGGVEPQTETVWRQSEKYKIPKIVFINKMDRIGADFFAVLEMIDKKLGVNYVPIQLPIGKEDNFHGIIDIVEEKAFFFNPEDAMEEPKEREIPEDYVKMTKKYRNELIEKLADTDDSLMNKYIENQPITIEEIKNSLNKATIKSEIFPVLCGAAFKNKGVRRLMEAVVDYLPSPEEAPPVEVIDSDSGEKSLFSFGEKKDLLGLAFKIAVDPHIGKLVYCRIYSGSIKQGEYVFKAGSSKKERISRIVKMHANKKEAVNSLSAGDIGAIIGPMNITTGDTICKQNSNLFLENIEFPTPVISVAIEAKNKIEQEKLSDSIRKLSNEDPTFNFFFNEETSQTILSGMGELHLEILVDRLKREFKVSANVGKPKVAFKETITNIQEEKYKHQKQTGGRGQFAEVHIELIPAKRGEGFEFINDIKQGAIPREFIPAVEKGCIEAMEAGIFAGYPVIDVKVRLFDGRFHEVDSSEIAFKVAGYYAFKSAFMKAGPRLVEPIMTVDISTPEEYFGSIMSDITSRRGKIILIEKKAKSQLIKAEVPLMELFGYATQLRSLSQGRATESMRFERYDKAPPHVVSKIIEDN; from the coding sequence ATGCAAATTGGAGATGTTAAAAAGATAAGAAATATCGGCATTATGGCTCATATTGATGCGGGTAAAACGACAACAACAGAAAGAATGCTATTCTTTGCAGGCAGGATACATCGCATAGGCGAAGTTCATGACGGGGCTGCTACAATGGACTGGATGGAACAGGAAAGAGAGAGGGGAATAACAATCACGTCTGCGGCCACAACATGTATCTGGCGTAAGCATCATATTAATATCATTGACACTCCAGGGCATGTAGATTTCACTGCAGAGGTAGAACGAAGTCTAAGGGTTTTAGATGGTGCAGTAGCAATATTTTGCGCAGTTGGCGGTGTAGAGCCGCAAACTGAAACTGTATGGAGGCAGTCGGAAAAATATAAAATTCCCAAGATTGTCTTTATTAATAAAATGGATAGAATTGGAGCAGATTTTTTTGCTGTACTTGAGATGATAGACAAGAAACTTGGAGTTAACTATGTGCCAATTCAGTTGCCTATTGGAAAGGAAGATAATTTTCATGGCATTATAGATATTGTGGAAGAAAAGGCATTTTTCTTCAATCCGGAAGACGCTATGGAAGAGCCGAAAGAACGAGAAATTCCAGAAGACTATGTAAAGATGACGAAGAAATATAGAAATGAGCTAATAGAAAAACTTGCTGACACAGATGACAGTCTCATGAATAAATATATTGAAAATCAGCCCATTACAATAGAGGAAATTAAGAATTCTCTTAACAAAGCAACTATAAAATCCGAGATATTCCCTGTGCTGTGCGGCGCAGCTTTCAAGAACAAGGGAGTCAGGAGGCTTATGGAAGCTGTTGTCGATTACCTGCCAAGTCCAGAAGAGGCCCCCCCTGTAGAAGTTATAGATAGTGATTCAGGAGAAAAGAGCCTGTTCAGTTTCGGAGAAAAAAAGGATTTATTGGGGCTCGCTTTTAAGATTGCTGTTGACCCTCATATTGGAAAACTTGTTTATTGCAGAATATATTCGGGTTCAATAAAACAAGGTGAATATGTTTTCAAGGCAGGGTCATCAAAGAAAGAAAGAATATCCCGTATTGTAAAGATGCACGCTAATAAAAAAGAAGCTGTGAATAGTCTCAGCGCAGGAGATATAGGAGCAATAATCGGGCCAATGAACATTACTACTGGAGATACAATATGTAAACAAAATTCTAATCTTTTTCTCGAGAACATAGAATTTCCAACACCTGTAATTTCAGTGGCAATTGAAGCAAAGAACAAGATTGAGCAAGAGAAACTTTCGGATTCCATAAGAAAATTATCTAATGAGGACCCGACATTTAATTTCTTTTTTAATGAAGAGACATCCCAAACTATTCTTTCTGGTATGGGTGAACTGCATCTTGAGATCCTGGTAGATAGATTAAAGAGGGAGTTTAAAGTGTCTGCGAATGTAGGCAAGCCTAAAGTTGCTTTCAAGGAGACAATAACCAATATTCAGGAAGAAAAATACAAACATCAGAAGCAAACTGGTGGAAGAGGGCAATTTGCAGAAGTACACATAGAACTAATTCCTGCAAAGAGAGGTGAAGGGTTCGAATTTATTAATGATATCAAGCAGGGAGCTATTCCAAGAGAATTTATTCCTGCTGTTGAAAAGGGCTGTATTGAGGCAATGGAAGCAGGAATTTTTGCGGGATATCCTGTAATTGATGTAAAAGTAAGATTATTTGACGGAAGATTTCACGAAGTTGACTCTTCTGAAATAGCTTTTAAGGTAGCCGGGTACTATGCATTCAAAAGTGCGTTTATGAAGGCAGGTCCAAGGCTTGTTGAGCCGATTATGACAGTAGATATATCTACTCCGGAAGAGTATTTTGGTTCAATCATGTCTGATATAACATCAAGAAGAGGTAAGATAATCCTGATAGAAAAAAAGGCTAAGAGCCAGTTAATAAAGGCTGAGGTTCCGCTTATGGAACTTTTCGGTTACGCTACACAGCTGAGATCACTATCACAGGGACGAGCAACAGAGTCTATGCGGTTTGAAAGATATGACAAAGCTCCTCCGCATGTTGTCAGTAAAATAATAGAAGACAATTAA
- a CDS encoding HD domain-containing protein yields MIKCEAQVMETKELGENDSFYSGIDLISDPIHNYIKFTSPTEEDKTEITERDIIDNPWVQRLRRIHQLQSAFWVFPSAEHSRFQHSLGTMHVAGRFALHLYPSIKKVCPDCPSSNYLEELMRLAGLLHDIGHGPFGHFFDDNYLKQFNVSHETISKTIIKAKLASLLKKIKRSPSGDFAKGEVIDPLYISFLIEKPKKDRTRSSFPKWLKFLLPLFSGIYTVDNLDYVLRDSYITGFSRGIIDLERILHYTFISSKGLTLHGAGKTALLNFVNARLSLYSAVYYHRATRSIDLCLKDIFSETMKVVFENKNPINHLNDYLYLTEWSLFASVDKWKYSLNQSICRLGREWEKILMRQRQWKMVYEKFERLKDTENYADIFYSDVERLEAKIKENLSPDKIDFRIDIPALDPMPDNPMAMGDKQIFLYELASGKVQKETLKELFEFVPSRVYLCRIYAHDYRHKKKLVRAFEEIFRTREALSTNI; encoded by the coding sequence TTGATAAAATGTGAGGCTCAGGTAATGGAAACAAAAGAGCTAGGTGAAAACGATTCTTTTTATTCAGGCATAGATCTAATAAGCGACCCTATACATAATTACATCAAATTTACTTCTCCAACTGAGGAAGATAAAACAGAGATTACAGAACGTGATATTATTGATAATCCGTGGGTACAGCGGCTCAGACGCATACATCAACTTCAAAGCGCATTCTGGGTTTTTCCTTCAGCTGAGCACAGCAGATTTCAGCATTCACTTGGAACAATGCATGTAGCAGGCAGGTTTGCCCTGCATCTATATCCGTCAATAAAAAAAGTCTGTCCGGATTGCCCGTCAAGTAATTACCTAGAAGAGCTGATGAGACTTGCAGGCCTGCTTCATGATATAGGGCATGGACCATTCGGACATTTTTTTGATGACAATTATCTCAAACAATTTAATGTTTCCCATGAGACAATATCAAAGACAATAATAAAAGCAAAGCTAGCCTCATTATTAAAGAAAATCAAAAGAAGTCCATCCGGAGATTTTGCTAAAGGTGAGGTTATTGACCCTTTGTACATATCTTTTCTTATTGAAAAGCCTAAAAAAGACAGAACTCGCTCATCTTTCCCAAAGTGGCTTAAATTCTTACTACCTCTTTTTAGTGGAATATATACTGTAGATAATCTTGACTATGTATTAAGAGATTCGTATATAACAGGCTTTTCCAGAGGCATTATTGATCTTGAACGCATTCTGCACTATACATTTATATCATCAAAAGGTTTAACGCTTCATGGAGCTGGGAAGACAGCATTGCTCAATTTTGTTAATGCCAGATTGAGTCTTTATTCTGCTGTTTATTACCACAGAGCTACAAGGTCCATAGATCTGTGTTTAAAGGATATATTCTCTGAAACAATGAAAGTGGTCTTTGAAAATAAAAATCCTATAAATCATCTCAATGATTATTTATATCTTACAGAATGGTCATTGTTTGCGAGTGTAGATAAATGGAAATACAGCCTAAATCAAAGTATCTGCCGGCTTGGCAGAGAATGGGAGAAGATTCTTATGAGACAAAGGCAGTGGAAAATGGTTTATGAGAAATTTGAAAGATTAAAGGATACAGAAAATTATGCAGATATTTTCTATTCAGATGTTGAAAGATTGGAAGCGAAAATAAAGGAAAACCTCTCTCCTGATAAGATAGATTTTCGCATAGATATTCCTGCCCTTGATCCAATGCCTGATAATCCCATGGCTATGGGAGACAAACAGATTTTCTTATACGAGCTTGCGTCTGGAAAGGTCCAGAAAGAAACGTTAAAGGAGCTATTTGAATTTGTGCCTTCCAGAGTCTACCTCTGCAGGATATACGCTCATGACTATAGACATAAAAAGAAACTAGTCAGAGCATTTGAAGAAATATTCAGAACAAGGGAAGCTCTGTCTACAAATATCTAG
- a CDS encoding ATP-binding protein has translation MIKTEDVVNRKLNKRDIMEQIIPWLSERESIIIVGSRQVGKSCLMFLLAQYLLKTKIANLENIAFFDLESSADLEICNSGVSALLEHLRLAGKKFHSKRILYLFIDEIQYLDNPSQLVKLLVDHHPEIKIIASGSSSTGLRKKFKDTLPGRKQEFHLQSLAFKEFLNFRQEHQLSELTEKFCLRNIFGKRMPEPPAIQPFLQRLIPLFEEYTVYGGHPAVVMADSADIKQKRLQSIINDYLRKDIHTLFDIDHLGSFTQLIKILAGQIGSLTVYSELTTPLGITYRTLQRYLDILSVTFVVDLIPPYFSNVKKRVIKSPKTYFYDTGIRNALINQFLPLSDRIDKGHLVENVIFQLLAGLQDIANPVSFWRTYSGTEIDFLIRDMAIEVKYQPLKSAKVPRAMKSGMSQINAKNTLVVTKDFLDSRQLNDTQALFIPACLLSR, from the coding sequence ATGATAAAAACTGAAGATGTCGTCAATCGCAAGTTAAACAAAAGAGATATTATGGAACAAATTATCCCATGGTTGTCTGAACGTGAATCTATTATTATCGTTGGTTCCAGACAGGTGGGAAAAAGCTGCCTTATGTTTCTTCTGGCCCAGTATTTACTTAAGACTAAAATAGCAAATCTTGAAAATATAGCTTTTTTCGACTTAGAATCTTCTGCCGACCTGGAAATCTGTAATAGCGGTGTTTCAGCTTTATTAGAACATTTGCGCCTGGCCGGGAAAAAATTTCATTCAAAACGTATTCTTTATCTGTTCATTGACGAAATTCAGTATTTGGACAATCCATCTCAACTGGTAAAACTTCTTGTTGACCACCACCCTGAAATAAAAATAATCGCTTCGGGTTCCTCATCTACCGGATTACGGAAAAAATTCAAGGACACTCTGCCCGGTAGGAAACAGGAATTTCATCTACAGTCTCTTGCATTCAAAGAATTTCTCAATTTTAGGCAGGAGCATCAGTTATCGGAACTCACCGAAAAATTTTGTTTGCGAAATATCTTTGGGAAAAGGATGCCAGAGCCTCCTGCGATACAACCTTTTCTACAGAGACTGATACCGCTTTTTGAAGAATATACTGTTTACGGTGGTCACCCAGCCGTGGTTATGGCCGATTCAGCAGATATTAAGCAGAAACGCCTTCAGAGTATTATCAATGATTATCTGCGCAAGGATATTCACACCCTATTTGATATAGATCATCTGGGCTCTTTTACTCAGTTGATTAAGATTCTGGCCGGTCAAATAGGCAGCCTGACGGTCTATTCTGAACTTACTACTCCCCTTGGAATCACATATCGCACCCTGCAGAGGTATCTGGATATCCTTTCGGTTACATTCGTAGTTGACTTGATACCGCCGTATTTTTCTAATGTGAAGAAAAGAGTTATTAAATCACCTAAAACATATTTTTATGATACAGGCATACGCAATGCACTTATTAATCAGTTCCTTCCGTTATCGGATCGGATAGATAAAGGTCATCTGGTTGAAAACGTAATATTCCAACTACTGGCAGGACTTCAAGATATAGCCAACCCCGTATCCTTTTGGAGGACTTACAGTGGTACCGAAATAGACTTTTTAATCAGGGATATGGCTATTGAAGTTAAATATCAACCGCTTAAATCGGCAAAGGTTCCCAGAGCAATGAAAAGTGGCATGAGTCAGATAAATGCTAAAAATACATTGGTTGTTACAAAAGATTTCCTTGACAGCCGACAGTTAAACGATACTCAAGCCCTGTTTATTCCAGCCTGTTTATTATCCCGGTAA
- a CDS encoding MEDS domain-containing protein: protein MEARKTGIDILGNKPWGTHFCQFYQTKNDLIDILVPYFKAGLENNEFCMWVTSEPLNVEETKESLRKAVKDLDKYIKKGQIEILDYSQWYTKAGKFEQDRVLQGWVKKEKEAIKKGFDGLRLTGNTFWLEKKDWKSFADYEEVVNNVIGKYKMLAICTYSLEKCNLFKVLDVVKNHQFALIQRAGKWEIIESAELRKAEEELRENEEKYRDLWENVNDLIQSVKPDGTFVYVNRAWRETLGYNEKEIPDLSLLDIIHPDSHAHCMEIFKRLLAGEKVEYIEAAFLAKDGKTIMVEGSANCRFVDGKPVTTRAIFRDVTERKKVEKRKSEFLSHVSHALRTPLASIKSFVEILLKYKDVNPTEQSEFLTVINNETDRLTRLINQLLDLDKIEQDELKWKFVSCDISNIVQNAISELEPLIQEKNIVVNMNLPSQDLIVNGDKDRLNEVFINLIGNAIKFTPSKREIRITVKNKGKVVEVSIADTGIGIPKDELTNIFERFKRLDNSINRKLTGTGLGLYICKQIIEKHEGKIWAESHGSKGAKFIFVLPKYKAKSTKKRIEPKRGS from the coding sequence ATGGAAGCAAGAAAAACAGGAATTGATATTTTAGGCAATAAGCCCTGGGGTACACACTTCTGCCAATTTTACCAGACCAAAAATGATTTAATTGATATTCTGGTGCCGTATTTTAAAGCGGGATTAGAAAATAATGAATTTTGCATGTGGGTTACTTCAGAGCCTCTAAATGTTGAAGAAACAAAGGAATCGTTAAGAAAGGCTGTAAAAGACCTGGATAAGTATATCAAAAAAGGTCAGATAGAAATACTTGATTACAGCCAGTGGTATACCAAAGCAGGAAAATTCGAACAGGATAGGGTATTACAGGGCTGGGTCAAAAAGGAGAAGGAAGCCATAAAGAAAGGGTTTGACGGTCTCCGCCTCACAGGCAATACTTTCTGGCTTGAGAAAAAGGACTGGAAGAGTTTTGCTGATTATGAAGAAGTGGTAAACAATGTTATAGGTAAATATAAAATGCTCGCAATCTGCACCTATTCCCTTGAAAAGTGCAATCTATTTAAAGTCCTGGATGTAGTCAAAAACCACCAATTCGCTCTCATACAGCGTGCAGGTAAATGGGAGATTATTGAAAGCGCCGAGCTCAGGAAGGCGGAGGAGGAGCTAAGGGAAAACGAAGAGAAGTATCGAGACTTGTGGGAGAACGTAAATGACCTTATTCAGAGCGTTAAACCAGATGGTACGTTTGTATATGTTAACCGTGCCTGGCGAGAAACTCTTGGGTATAATGAGAAAGAAATCCCAGATCTCTCGTTGTTGGATATCATTCATCCCGACAGTCATGCGCACTGTATGGAGATATTTAAGCGTTTGTTAGCTGGAGAAAAGGTCGAATACATTGAAGCTGCGTTCCTGGCCAAGGATGGCAAGACAATTATGGTCGAGGGAAGCGCAAACTGTCGCTTCGTAGATGGCAAGCCTGTTACTACACGCGCTATTTTCCGTGATGTCACCGAGCGCAAGAAGGTGGAGAAGAGGAAATCGGAATTTCTTTCTCATGTATCCCACGCCTTAAGGACACCCTTGGCTTCGATTAAATCCTTTGTAGAGATTCTCTTAAAGTACAAAGATGTGAATCCGACCGAACAAAGTGAGTTTCTGACTGTAATTAATAATGAAACTGACCGTTTAACTCGCCTGATAAATCAACTTTTAGATTTAGACAAGATAGAACAGGACGAGTTAAAATGGAAATTTGTGTCTTGTGATATCTCGAATATAGTTCAGAACGCAATTAGTGAGCTAGAGCCATTGATACAAGAAAAAAATATTGTAGTTAATATGAATCTTCCTTCTCAGGATTTGATTGTTAATGGAGATAAAGATAGATTAAATGAGGTGTTCATAAATCTAATAGGCAATGCAATTAAATTTACTCCTAGTAAGAGAGAGATTAGGATAACCGTTAAAAATAAAGGGAAAGTTGTCGAAGTCAGTATAGCTGATACAGGTATAGGAATACCCAAGGATGAGTTGACCAATATCTTTGAAAGGTTCAAGAGATTAGATAACTCCATTAATAGAAAGCTAACAGGAACAGGTTTGGGCTTATACATATGCAAGCAAATTATAGAAAAGCATGAAGGTAAGATTTGGGCTGAGAGCCATGGAAGTAAGGGTGCTAAATTTATTTTTGTCTTACCAAAGTATAAAGCTAAGTCAACTAAAAAGAGAATCGAACCCAAAAGAGGTTCATAG
- a CDS encoding response regulator: MAKRTILVVDDDPNIIQAVSFVLKKEGYIVTTAVDGKEAFKKAKEELPHLIILDVMLPKLSGFEVCKRLKANTQTRKIRTIMLTARSEEKDKRLGEKLGVNAYITKPYNIDEVLFTVKRAIEKKELQRSIEKMKKAALVGYMGEAMSHEIFNPLSVVSGSVQLLMSRIKKGKKLTTKEYEDFFKNITKNVERCIEIINIFRKFYASIGIEIKPRNLEETLRDILEGKI; the protein is encoded by the coding sequence ATGGCTAAGAGAACAATCTTAGTAGTTGATGATGATCCTAATATCATTCAAGCGGTCTCTTTTGTTTTAAAAAAGGAAGGATATATAGTTACTACAGCTGTTGATGGAAAAGAAGCATTTAAAAAAGCTAAAGAAGAATTACCTCACCTAATTATTCTTGATGTTATGTTACCGAAACTGAGTGGATTTGAGGTCTGTAAACGATTAAAAGCTAATACTCAAACCAGAAAAATTCGTACTATTATGTTGACTGCTAGGAGTGAAGAAAAGGATAAAAGGTTGGGTGAGAAGTTAGGTGTGAATGCTTATATTACTAAACCTTATAATATTGATGAGGTTCTATTTACAGTAAAGAGAGCTATAGAGAAAAAAGAATTACAGAGATCAATTGAAAAAATGAAAAAAGCAGCCTTGGTGGGGTATATGGGAGAGGCGATGTCTCATGAGATATTTAATCCTTTATCTGTTGTTTCTGGCTCCGTCCAACTTTTAATGAGCAGGATTAAAAAAGGCAAAAAGCTAACTACAAAAGAATATGAAGATTTCTTTAAAAATATTACTAAAAATGTAGAAAGGTGCATAGAGATTATAAATATTTTTAGGAAATTTTATGCATCTATAGGCATTGAGATTAAGCCTAGAAATTTAGAAGAAACGTTAAGGGATATATTGGAAGGCAAGATATGA
- a CDS encoding ATP-binding protein translates to MSKEFSRALFEYNPIETVVVDLEGRIIDFNLAKKNSGDRLPNIGDGMYKDYAAHHEIDMYAELIKCIRTSKVKKFPEKKYKKRFLSITIAPFPKGAIITSLDVTEHKKETEIERKRATEAKKDYEQLQANKDDLIRSEKLAFTGRIAANIAHEIRNPLTNVAMAVQQLGKTIKQEGHIAKHMDIIKRNTERINYLITELLNCARPPKLNIQPCNIHKVLEDILESNKTKISSKNIKIIKRFTSDTFIIKIDKEQMQRAFLNIVINAIEAMPKRGKLTIITEFKGNLFEVKVQDTGKGIPEEDIIRIFDPFFSSKSGGVGLGLTICYGIIVSHGGTIEVESKPKEGSIFMVSLPIG, encoded by the coding sequence ATGAGTAAAGAGTTTAGCAGAGCTCTGTTTGAGTACAATCCTATTGAAACCGTAGTCGTGGATTTGGAAGGAAGAATAATCGACTTTAATCTGGCAAAAAAGAACTCAGGGGATAGATTGCCCAATATTGGGGATGGGATGTACAAGGATTATGCAGCTCATCATGAGATTGACATGTATGCTGAATTGATAAAATGTATCAGAACAAGTAAGGTAAAAAAGTTTCCTGAGAAAAAATATAAAAAGAGGTTTCTATCCATAACAATAGCTCCCTTTCCCAAAGGGGCAATTATAACATCTCTAGATGTCACCGAGCACAAGAAAGAGACAGAAATAGAGAGGAAAAGAGCTACAGAGGCGAAAAAGGATTATGAACAACTACAAGCCAATAAGGACGATTTGATTCGCTCCGAGAAACTTGCCTTTACCGGCCGCATAGCCGCAAATATTGCTCATGAGATAAGAAATCCCCTGACCAATGTAGCTATGGCAGTCCAGCAGCTTGGGAAAACCATTAAACAGGAAGGACACATTGCTAAACATATGGACATCATTAAAAGAAACACAGAAAGGATTAACTATTTAATTACTGAACTCCTAAATTGTGCCCGCCCGCCAAAACTTAATATACAGCCATGTAATATTCATAAGGTATTAGAAGATATTTTAGAGTCCAACAAGACTAAGATTAGTTCAAAAAATATAAAGATAATTAAAAGGTTTACCTCTGACACATTCATAATAAAGATTGATAAAGAACAAATGCAGCGTGCCTTCTTAAACATAGTCATCAATGCTATTGAAGCTATGCCCAAGAGAGGCAAATTGACCATTATTACAGAGTTTAAGGGAAATCTTTTTGAGGTGAAGGTTCAAGATACAGGTAAAGGCATTCCTGAAGAAGATATTATCAGGATATTTGACCCTTTCTTTAGTTCCAAGTCCGGGGGTGTAGGCTTAGGATTGACTATATGTTATGGGATTATTGTGAGCCATGGCGGTACTATAGAGGTAGAAAGCAAGCCGAAAGAAGGGTCTATCTTTATGGTATCTTTGCCAATTGGGTAA
- a CDS encoding response regulator has protein sequence MEIKYDIRRGADIYRAIYGARLQKWILAGKIKRGEVIVWRSGLSGWRKAEELEELAPFFEQWEKEQLRETKRQKEQVFLRKKQKKIKNILIIDDEKDLCSLLSDALIQRNYNVSIANTKREAMAYLKKKSPDLVLLDLKLPDGDGIKILPRIKRVNPETVVIVISAYGSEESRQMAKKGGAFTFINKPFTEEDILRSIKVLS, from the coding sequence GTGGAAATAAAATATGATATTAGAAGAGGCGCAGATATATATCGGGCAATTTATGGAGCTCGATTACAGAAATGGATTCTTGCAGGTAAGATAAAGCGAGGAGAAGTAATTGTCTGGCGAAGCGGTCTTTCAGGCTGGCGCAAAGCCGAAGAACTTGAAGAACTGGCGCCATTTTTTGAACAGTGGGAAAAAGAACAATTAAGAGAAACAAAGAGGCAAAAAGAGCAAGTCTTCTTAAGGAAGAAACAGAAGAAGATAAAGAATATTTTGATAATAGACGATGAGAAGGATTTGTGTTCGCTCCTGTCTGACGCCTTAATCCAGAGAAACTACAATGTATCGATTGCAAACACAAAAAGAGAAGCTATGGCTTATCTTAAAAAGAAATCACCTGATTTAGTTCTGTTAGACCTAAAACTACCTGATGGCGATGGAATAAAAATCCTTCCTAGGATCAAAAGGGTAAATCCAGAGACAGTAGTGATTGTAATTTCTGCCTATGGAAGCGAAGAAAGCAGACAAATGGCAAAAAAGGGAGGAGCTTTTACCTTTATAAACAAGCCGTTTACTGAAGAAGATATATTAAGGAGTATAAAAGTACTCTCATAA